One genomic segment of Pseudomonas sp. RU47 includes these proteins:
- a CDS encoding methyl-accepting chemotaxis protein: MAKMQSKLRDTLQRISGSATQLASAAEELNSVTDESARGLTQQNNEIEQAATAVNEMTSAVEEVARNAVSTSEASKNATTSAGDGRDLVQETVSAIERMSADVQSTASLIGDLANESRDIGKVLDVIRGLADQTNLLALNAAIEAARAGEAGRGFAVVADEVRALAHRTQQSTSEIERMIGSIQSGTEHAVDSMRNSTERAESTLNIARGAGMSLDTINTAIVEINERNLVIASAAEEQAQVAREVDRNLVNIRDLSVQSATGANQTSAASNELSRLALDLNNMVGRFSL; this comes from the coding sequence ATGGCGAAGATGCAATCGAAGCTGCGTGACACCCTGCAGCGCATTTCCGGTTCGGCCACTCAGTTGGCTTCGGCGGCTGAAGAGTTGAACAGCGTCACCGACGAAAGCGCGCGCGGCCTGACTCAGCAGAACAATGAAATCGAACAGGCGGCCACGGCAGTCAACGAGATGACCAGTGCTGTGGAAGAGGTCGCACGCAACGCGGTGAGCACTTCGGAAGCGTCGAAAAACGCCACCACCTCGGCCGGCGACGGTCGTGATCTGGTCCAGGAAACCGTCAGCGCCATCGAACGCATGAGCGCCGATGTACAGAGCACCGCCAGCCTGATCGGCGATCTGGCCAATGAATCCCGCGACATCGGCAAAGTGCTGGATGTGATTCGTGGTCTGGCCGATCAGACCAACCTGCTGGCACTGAACGCAGCGATTGAAGCGGCGCGGGCCGGTGAAGCCGGTCGTGGTTTTGCTGTGGTGGCGGATGAAGTACGAGCACTGGCGCACCGCACGCAGCAGTCGACCAGCGAAATCGAGCGGATGATCGGCAGCATTCAGAGCGGTACCGAACACGCCGTGGATTCGATGCGCAACAGCACCGAACGTGCCGAGTCGACCCTGAACATCGCCCGTGGTGCGGGTATGTCGCTGGACACCATCAACACCGCCATCGTCGAGATCAACGAGCGCAACCTGGTGATCGCCAGCGCCGCCGAAGAACAGGCGCAGGTGGCGCGGGAAGTGGATCGCAATCTGGTGAACATCCGTGATCTGTCGGTGCAATCGGCGACTGGCGCGAATCAGACCAGTGCGGCGAGCAATGAGCTGTCGCGTCTGGCGCTGGACCTGAACAACATGGTTGGGCGGTTCAGCCTCTAA
- a CDS encoding cell division protein ZapA, with translation MNHHTAGVKVVSILGEDYSIKAPAGEEQTLLDAALMLKAALDDTKRKYPTLIGDRLLVLAAMNLCSQQIEMKKQHQEELDRYQEQVSATVDTIAKTINQG, from the coding sequence ATGAACCACCACACAGCAGGGGTAAAAGTCGTCTCCATTCTCGGGGAGGACTATTCGATCAAGGCACCGGCCGGGGAAGAACAGACCCTGCTGGACGCAGCCCTGATGCTCAAGGCAGCGCTGGATGACACCAAGCGCAAATACCCGACATTGATCGGTGACCGCTTGCTGGTTCTGGCGGCGATGAATCTGTGCTCGCAGCAGATTGAAATGAAGAAGCAGCACCAGGAAGAACTCGACCGTTACCAAGAGCAAGTCAGCGCCACGGTCGACACCATCGCCAAGACCATCAATCAGGGCTGA
- a CDS encoding methyl-accepting chemotaxis protein, whose product MQLWRRSIQWQLILSMGTALLVSILIVVGIYTLVVNRLAQSYLVEQALPSSIEATRNDIERILVQPLTAAKDIASNTMVRDWLASGEDSSKTAGFAQYLEGIRAEHKAFTALIIGTESNHYITEKGLDRTLSRTKPADAWFYSFLDSNQPRTLNIDNDGATGELALFIDLKVEQAGKVVGVAGLGLSMKELSELIHNFSFGERGKVYLVRSDGLIQVHPEAQFSGKRTLSEQIGANAAQAVMGQLSTSKAAAVSSSFQRDGEDFLAFSLPLRGLGWTLVAEVPQSQIYAEARKAMWMSGGIGLAVALVCLALVVWLAQGLVRPIRQVTAALVAIGSGGGDLTHRLDSSRADELGDLARGFNRFLDSQRGMIGEVLTTSERLRTAVGQVAKVVENTAERSGRQQEMTDMVATAVHEMGLTVQEIAQNAGNAALASQTARDEAMQAREVVGGSIKHIESMSDEIGVAAGAVGELAHQVASIDSVLAVIRGVSEQTNLLALNAAIEAARAGDMGRGFAVVADEVRTLARRTQASTDEIQQMIGSLKQGAENAVSSMRTGQAATGTGVESSQRTGASLTAITGQVERISDMNHQVATATEEQSAVTEEINRNVQGISDLARATAGEVRACREDCQMLQKLADDLARQMGGFKLS is encoded by the coding sequence ATGCAGTTGTGGCGACGCAGTATTCAATGGCAGCTGATTCTCAGCATGGGCACCGCCCTGCTGGTCAGCATCCTGATCGTGGTTGGCATTTATACCCTGGTGGTCAACCGCCTCGCCCAGAGCTATCTGGTCGAACAAGCCCTGCCGTCGAGCATCGAAGCGACGCGCAACGATATCGAACGGATCCTCGTGCAACCGCTGACAGCGGCCAAAGATATCGCCAGTAATACGATGGTCCGCGACTGGCTCGCCTCGGGCGAAGACAGCAGCAAAACGGCTGGCTTCGCGCAGTATCTGGAAGGCATCCGCGCCGAACATAAAGCCTTCACCGCTTTGATAATCGGCACCGAATCCAATCATTACATCACCGAAAAAGGCCTGGACCGCACCCTCAGTCGCACCAAACCGGCCGACGCGTGGTTCTATTCCTTCCTCGACAGCAATCAGCCGCGCACTCTGAATATCGACAATGACGGGGCGACCGGAGAACTGGCGCTGTTCATCGATCTGAAGGTCGAGCAGGCCGGCAAAGTGGTCGGTGTGGCCGGGCTCGGACTGAGCATGAAAGAGCTGTCGGAACTGATTCACAACTTCAGCTTTGGTGAGCGTGGCAAGGTCTATCTCGTGCGTTCCGACGGTTTGATTCAAGTGCACCCGGAGGCGCAGTTCAGCGGTAAACGCACCTTGAGCGAGCAGATTGGCGCCAATGCAGCGCAGGCCGTCATGGGCCAGCTCTCTACCTCAAAGGCTGCCGCCGTCAGCAGCAGCTTCCAACGGGATGGCGAAGACTTCCTCGCCTTCAGCCTGCCGTTGCGTGGTCTAGGCTGGACCCTCGTGGCCGAAGTGCCGCAATCGCAGATCTACGCCGAGGCGCGCAAAGCCATGTGGATGAGCGGCGGTATCGGTCTGGCCGTGGCGCTGGTGTGCCTCGCTTTGGTGGTGTGGCTGGCGCAAGGGCTGGTGCGGCCGATTCGTCAGGTAACAGCGGCGCTGGTAGCGATTGGTAGCGGCGGTGGAGATTTGACCCACCGGTTAGATTCCAGCCGTGCCGATGAACTGGGCGACCTCGCTCGCGGCTTCAATCGTTTTCTCGATAGCCAGCGCGGGATGATCGGCGAAGTGCTGACCACCAGCGAACGTCTGCGCACGGCCGTGGGGCAAGTGGCTAAGGTAGTGGAGAACACCGCTGAACGTTCCGGCCGTCAGCAGGAAATGACCGACATGGTTGCCACCGCCGTTCATGAAATGGGTCTCACCGTGCAGGAGATTGCGCAGAACGCTGGTAATGCGGCGCTCGCCTCGCAGACCGCGCGGGATGAAGCGATGCAGGCGCGGGAAGTGGTTGGCGGCTCGATCAAGCATATTGAAAGCATGTCCGATGAGATTGGTGTGGCGGCGGGCGCGGTCGGCGAGCTGGCGCATCAAGTCGCGTCGATTGATTCGGTGCTGGCGGTGATTCGCGGGGTGTCCGAGCAGACCAATCTGTTGGCGCTCAATGCCGCCATTGAAGCGGCGCGAGCCGGGGATATGGGGCGAGGTTTTGCCGTTGTCGCCGATGAAGTGCGGACGTTGGCGCGACGCACGCAGGCGTCCACCGACGAAATTCAGCAGATGATCGGCAGCCTCAAGCAAGGCGCGGAAAATGCCGTGTCGTCGATGCGTACCGGCCAGGCCGCGACCGGCACCGGGGTTGAGTCGAGCCAGCGCACCGGGGCGTCGTTGACCGCGATTACGGGGCAGGTCGAGCGCATCAGTGACATGAACCATCAGGTGGCGACGGCGACGGAAGAGCAGTCGGCGGTGACGGAAGAGATCAACCGTAACGTGCAGGGGATTTCTGATCTGGCGCGGGCGACGGCGGGGGAGGTTCGGGCCTGTCGTGAGGATTGTCAGATGTTGCAGAAGCTGGCGGATGATCTGGCGCGGCAGATGGGTGGGTTCAAGTTGAGTTGA
- a CDS encoding acyl-CoA dehydrogenase — protein sequence MSETLLSSRNLAFELYEVLDAEGLTRRERFAEHNRETFDAAIGTARNIAEKYFAPHNRKGDENEPRYEDGKAILIPEVKPAVDAFLEAGFLNAARSFDAGGMQLPTLLSQACFAHFQSANAASTSYPFLTMGAANLIESFGTDEQKQRFLQPMIDGRFFGTMALTEPHAGSSLSDIRTRAEPVSDGTYRLKGNKIFISGGDHPLSENIVHMVLAKLPDAPAGVKGISLFIVPKFLVNDDGSLGQRNDVLLAGLFHKMGWRGTTSTALNFGDNGECVGYLVGEPHRGLSYMFQMMNEARIGVGMGAVMLGYAGYLYSLEYARERPQGRVPDSKDPTTAPVAIIQHADVRRMLLTQKSYVEGAFDLGLYAARLFDDTTTLESEAERKQAHELLDLLTPIVKSWPSEFCLKANELAIQILGGHGYTREYPVEQYYRDNRLNPIHEGTHGIQSLDLLGRKLAQNGGAGLKQLIRLIANTAERATAYESLTALREPLEKLVARLQTVTIGLLTDLAQGKINSSLANSALYLKVFGHTVIGWRWLEQAIRAEEGLAKGNLVDADFYKGKLQAARYFLTWEVPGCHHELALLEARDDTCLAMQDAWF from the coding sequence ATGTCCGAGACGCTGCTCAGTTCCCGCAATCTGGCTTTCGAGCTGTATGAAGTCCTCGATGCCGAGGGCCTGACCCGGCGTGAGCGCTTTGCCGAGCACAACCGCGAGACCTTCGACGCCGCCATCGGCACCGCGCGCAACATCGCCGAGAAGTACTTTGCACCGCACAACCGCAAGGGCGACGAGAACGAACCGCGCTATGAAGACGGCAAGGCGATTCTGATTCCGGAAGTGAAACCGGCGGTGGATGCCTTCCTCGAGGCCGGTTTTCTCAACGCCGCGAGAAGTTTCGACGCCGGCGGCATGCAACTTCCTACACTGCTGTCGCAAGCCTGTTTCGCACATTTCCAGTCAGCCAACGCCGCTTCGACGTCCTACCCGTTCCTGACCATGGGCGCGGCGAACCTGATCGAGAGCTTCGGCACCGACGAGCAAAAACAGCGCTTCCTGCAGCCCATGATCGACGGGCGCTTCTTCGGCACCATGGCCCTGACCGAGCCGCATGCCGGTTCGTCACTGTCGGATATTCGTACGCGCGCCGAGCCGGTGTCCGACGGCACTTATCGCCTGAAGGGCAACAAGATTTTCATTTCCGGCGGCGATCACCCGCTCTCGGAAAACATCGTGCACATGGTTCTGGCCAAATTGCCGGACGCGCCTGCGGGCGTTAAAGGTATCTCGCTGTTTATCGTGCCAAAGTTTCTGGTCAACGATGACGGCAGCCTCGGCCAGCGCAATGACGTGCTGCTGGCCGGGCTGTTCCACAAGATGGGCTGGCGCGGTACCACCTCCACAGCGCTGAACTTCGGCGATAACGGTGAGTGCGTCGGCTATCTGGTGGGCGAGCCGCATCGCGGTTTGAGCTACATGTTCCAGATGATGAACGAAGCGCGGATCGGCGTTGGCATGGGTGCAGTGATGCTCGGTTATGCCGGTTATCTGTATTCGCTGGAGTATGCTCGCGAGCGTCCACAAGGGCGGGTGCCGGACAGCAAGGATCCGACCACGGCGCCAGTGGCGATCATTCAGCACGCGGATGTCAGACGTATGCTGTTGACGCAAAAATCCTACGTCGAAGGTGCATTTGACCTCGGCCTGTACGCCGCACGGTTGTTCGATGACACCACCACGCTTGAGTCCGAAGCCGAGCGCAAACAGGCGCATGAGCTATTGGATTTGCTGACCCCGATCGTCAAATCCTGGCCATCGGAGTTCTGCCTCAAGGCCAACGAACTGGCGATCCAGATTCTTGGCGGTCACGGCTACACCCGCGAATACCCGGTTGAACAGTACTACCGCGATAACCGCTTGAACCCGATTCATGAAGGCACCCATGGCATTCAGTCGCTGGACTTGCTCGGGCGCAAACTGGCGCAGAACGGTGGCGCGGGGCTCAAGCAACTGATTCGTCTGATCGCCAACACCGCTGAACGCGCGACGGCGTATGAATCACTGACCGCATTGCGTGAGCCTTTAGAGAAACTGGTGGCACGTCTGCAAACGGTGACCATCGGTTTGTTGACCGATCTGGCACAGGGCAAGATCAACAGCAGCCTGGCGAACTCAGCGCTGTACCTGAAGGTGTTCGGGCACACAGTGATTGGCTGGCGCTGGCTGGAGCAGGCGATTCGTGCCGAGGAAGGGTTGGCCAAGGGCAATTTGGTGGATGCTGACTTCTATAAGGGCAAGCTGCAGGCGGCGCGGTATTTCCTGACGTGGGAAGTGCCGGGGTGCCACCATGAACTGGCGTTGCTGGAGGCGCGGGACGATACGTGCCTGGCGATGCAGGATGCCTGGTTCTGA
- the putA gene encoding trifunctional transcriptional regulator/proline dehydrogenase/L-glutamate gamma-semialdehyde dehydrogenase, with the protein MATTTLGVKLDDPTRERLKAAATSIDRTPHWLIKQAIFNYLEKLEGGATLTELNGLTAKDADEAGEVHTDHAHQCFLEFAESILPQSVLRASITAAYRRPEPEVVPMLIEQARLPVAMAEATNKLAASIAEKLRNQKSAGGRAGIVQGLLQEFSLSSQEGVALMCLAEALLRIPDKGTRDALIRDKISTGNWHPHLGNSPSLFVNAATWGLLLTGKLVSTHNEAGLTSSLSRIIGKSGEPMIRKGVDMAMRLMGEQFVTGETIAEALANASKFEAKGFRYSYDMLGEAALTEHDAQKYLASYEQAIHSIGKASHGRGIYEGPGISIKLSALHPRYSRAQYERVMDELYPRLLSLTLLAKQYDIGLNIDAEEADRLELSLDLLERLCFEPQLTGWNGIGFVIQAYQKRCPYVIDYVIDLARRSRHRLMIRLVKGAYWDSEIKRAQVEGLEGYPVYTRKVYTDVSYIACARKLLSVPEVIYPQFATHNAHTLSAIYHIAGQNYYPGQYEFQCLHGMGEPLYEQVVGKVSEGKLNRPCRVYAPVGTHETLLAYLVRRLLENGANTSFVNRIADQSISIQELVADPVAQIEQMATVEGGFGLPHPRIPLPRDLYGAERANSSGIDMANEHRLASLSCALLATAHTDWKAAPMLGCASSTETPAAVLNPADHRDVVGHVQEATVEDVDNAIQCALNAAPIWQATPPAERAAILERAADLMEGEIQPLMGLLAREAGKTYANAIAEVREAVDFLRYYAVQARNDFSNDAHRPLGPVVCISPWNFPLAIFSGQVAAALAAGNPVLAKPAEQTPLVAAQAVRLMLEAGIPEGVLQLLPGRGETVGAGLVGDERVKGVMFTGSTEVARLLQRNIAGRLDNQGRPIPLIAETGGQNAMIVDSSALTEQVVIDVVSSAFDSAGQRCSALRVLCLQEDSADRVIEMLKGAMAESRLGNPERLSVDIGPVIDADAKAGIDKHIQGMRDKGRNVYQVAIADTEEVKRGTFVMPTLIELESFDELQREIFGPVLHVVRYKRKEIDQLIGQINASGYGLTLGVHTRIDETIAKVIDNVNAGNVYVNRNIVGAVVGVQPFGGEGLSGTGPKAGGPLYLYRLLSTRPTDAIEQSFARGDAVVAPDVRLRDAMSKPLNALKAWAESNKYADLSTLCVQYAAQSQSGITRTLAGPTGEKNSYAILPREHVLCLAEVEGDLLTQLAAVLAVGGSAVWPESDISKALFARLPKEIQARIKLVADWNKDEVVFDAVLHHGHSDQLRGVCQQIAKRAGAIVGVQGLSQGETNIALERLVIERALSVNTAAAGGNASLMTIG; encoded by the coding sequence ATGGCTACCACCACCCTTGGGGTCAAACTCGATGACCCGACCCGCGAGCGCCTGAAGGCGGCCGCGACCTCGATTGATCGCACACCGCACTGGCTGATCAAGCAGGCAATTTTCAATTACCTGGAAAAACTCGAGGGTGGTGCAACCCTGACCGAGCTGAACGGTTTGACCGCCAAGGACGCCGATGAGGCGGGCGAAGTCCACACCGATCACGCCCACCAATGCTTCCTCGAATTTGCTGAAAGCATCCTGCCGCAGTCCGTACTGCGCGCTTCGATCACCGCCGCTTACCGTCGCCCTGAGCCGGAAGTGGTACCGATGCTGATCGAGCAGGCGCGCCTGCCGGTCGCCATGGCTGAAGCCACCAACAAACTCGCCGCCTCCATTGCGGAAAAACTGCGTAACCAGAAAAGTGCCGGCGGTCGTGCAGGCATTGTTCAAGGCCTGCTGCAGGAATTTTCCCTGTCGTCCCAGGAAGGCGTGGCGCTGATGTGCCTGGCCGAAGCGCTGCTGCGCATCCCGGACAAAGGTACTCGCGACGCACTGATCCGCGACAAGATCAGCACTGGCAACTGGCATCCGCATTTGGGCAACAGCCCTTCGCTGTTCGTCAACGCGGCCACTTGGGGCCTGCTGCTGACCGGCAAACTGGTCTCGACGCACAACGAAGCTGGCCTGACCTCTTCGCTGAGCCGCATCATCGGCAAGAGCGGCGAGCCGATGATCCGCAAGGGCGTCGACATGGCCATGCGCCTGATGGGCGAACAGTTCGTCACCGGCGAAACCATCGCCGAAGCCTTGGCCAACGCGAGCAAGTTCGAAGCCAAGGGCTTCCGTTATTCCTACGACATGCTCGGTGAAGCGGCACTGACCGAACACGATGCGCAGAAGTACCTGGCGTCGTACGAACAAGCCATTCACTCGATCGGCAAAGCGTCCCACGGCCGTGGGATTTATGAAGGCCCGGGCATTTCCATCAAGTTGTCGGCACTGCACCCGCGTTACAGCCGTGCGCAGTACGAGCGTGTGATGGACGAGTTGTACCCGCGCCTGCTGTCGCTGACCCTGCTGGCCAAGCAATACGACATCGGTCTGAACATCGACGCCGAAGAAGCCGACCGTCTCGAACTGTCGCTGGATCTGCTTGAGCGCCTGTGCTTCGAGCCGCAGCTGACCGGCTGGAACGGCATCGGTTTCGTCATCCAGGCTTACCAGAAGCGTTGCCCGTACGTGATCGACTACGTGATCGATCTGGCTCGCCGCAGCCGTCATCGCCTGATGATCCGTCTGGTTAAAGGCGCCTACTGGGACAGCGAAATCAAGCGCGCCCAGGTCGAAGGCCTGGAAGGCTATCCGGTCTATACCCGCAAGGTGTACACCGACGTTTCCTACATCGCTTGCGCACGCAAACTGCTGTCGGTGCCGGAAGTCATCTATCCGCAGTTCGCCACGCACAACGCCCACACCCTGTCGGCGATTTACCACATTGCCGGTCAGAACTATTACCCGGGCCAGTACGAATTCCAGTGTCTGCACGGCATGGGCGAACCGCTCTACGAGCAGGTTGTAGGCAAAGTTTCCGAAGGCAAGCTGAACCGTCCGTGCCGCGTGTACGCGCCGGTCGGTACCCACGAGACGCTGCTGGCGTACCTCGTACGTCGCTTGCTGGAAAACGGCGCGAACACTTCGTTCGTCAACCGCATCGCCGACCAGTCGATCTCGATTCAGGAGCTGGTGGCCGATCCGGTGGCGCAGATCGAGCAGATGGCGACCGTGGAAGGTGGATTCGGCCTGCCGCACCCGCGCATCCCGCTGCCGCGTGATCTGTACGGTGCCGAACGCGCCAACTCCAGCGGCATCGACATGGCCAACGAACATCGCCTGGCTTCGCTGTCCTGCGCTTTGCTCGCCACTGCCCACACCGACTGGAAAGCTGCGCCGATGCTCGGTTGCGCGTCGAGCACTGAAACCCCGGCAGCGGTGCTGAACCCGGCGGATCACCGCGATGTGGTGGGTCACGTTCAAGAAGCCACGGTTGAAGACGTCGACAACGCCATTCAATGCGCGCTGAACGCTGCGCCGATCTGGCAGGCCACCCCGCCCGCCGAACGTGCAGCGATTCTGGAACGTGCCGCTGACTTGATGGAAGGCGAGATCCAGCCGCTGATGGGCCTGCTCGCTCGTGAAGCCGGCAAGACCTACGCCAACGCCATCGCCGAAGTCCGCGAAGCCGTCGACTTCCTGCGTTATTACGCAGTGCAGGCTCGCAACGATTTCAGCAACGACGCCCACCGCCCATTGGGCCCAGTCGTATGCATCAGCCCGTGGAACTTCCCGCTGGCAATCTTCAGCGGCCAAGTGGCTGCTGCATTGGCTGCCGGTAACCCGGTACTGGCCAAACCGGCCGAGCAGACTCCGCTGGTTGCCGCTCAGGCCGTGCGCTTGATGCTCGAAGCCGGGATTCCGGAAGGCGTGCTGCAATTGCTGCCGGGTCGCGGTGAAACCGTTGGTGCCGGTCTGGTGGGTGACGAGCGCGTCAAGGGCGTGATGTTCACCGGTTCCACTGAGGTCGCGCGTCTGCTGCAACGCAACATCGCCGGCCGTCTCGACAACCAGGGCCGTCCGATTCCGCTGATCGCCGAAACCGGTGGCCAGAACGCGATGATCGTCGATTCGTCGGCTCTGACCGAGCAAGTGGTGATCGACGTCGTTTCCTCGGCCTTCGACAGCGCTGGTCAGCGTTGCTCGGCGCTGCGCGTACTGTGCCTGCAGGAAGATTCCGCCGATCGCGTCATCGAAATGCTCAAAGGTGCCATGGCTGAAAGCCGTCTCGGCAACCCTGAGCGCCTGTCCGTGGACATCGGCCCGGTGATCGACGCCGACGCCAAGGCTGGCATCGACAAGCACATCCAGGGCATGCGCGACAAAGGTCGCAACGTGTACCAAGTGGCGATTGCCGACACTGAAGAAGTCAAACGCGGCACCTTCGTCATGCCGACCCTGATCGAACTGGAAAGCTTTGACGAGCTGCAACGCGAGATCTTCGGTCCGGTGCTGCACGTGGTGCGCTACAAGCGCAAAGAGATCGATCAACTGATCGGCCAGATCAACGCTTCCGGCTACGGCCTGACGCTGGGCGTGCACACCCGGATCGACGAGACCATCGCCAAGGTGATCGACAACGTCAACGCCGGTAACGTCTACGTTAACCGCAACATCGTCGGTGCCGTGGTCGGCGTACAGCCATTCGGCGGCGAAGGCCTGTCGGGTACTGGCCCGAAAGCCGGTGGCCCGCTGTACCTGTACCGCTTGCTGTCGACGCGGCCTACCGACGCCATCGAACAATCCTTCGCTCGCGGTGATGCTGTTGTCGCCCCGGACGTTCGCCTGCGCGATGCCATGAGCAAACCGTTGAACGCGCTGAAAGCCTGGGCTGAAAGCAACAAGTACGCCGACCTGAGCACTCTGTGCGTGCAGTACGCTGCGCAATCGCAGAGCGGCATTACCCGTACGCTGGCCGGCCCGACCGGTGAGAAGAACAGTTACGCGATCCTGCCGCGTGAGCACGTGCTGTGCCTGGCGGAGGTTGAAGGTGATCTGCTGACGCAACTGGCCGCGGTATTGGCCGTAGGCGGTTCGGCAGTATGGCCGGAGTCCGACATCAGCAAGGCCTTGTTCGCACGCCTGCCGAAGGAGATTCAGGCGCGGATCAAGCTGGTTGCTGACTGGAACAAGGATGAGGTGGTGTTCGATGCGGTTCTGCATCACGGCCATTCCGACCAGTTGCGCGGCGTCTGCCAGCAGATTGCCAAGCGTGCCGGCGCGATTGTTGGGGTTCAGGGCTTGTCCCAGGGCGAGACCAATATTGCACTGGAGCGTCTGGTGATTGAGCGGGCGTTGAGCGTTAACACTGCGGCGGCGGGTGGTAATGCCAGCTTGATGACAATCGGCTAA
- the putP gene encoding sodium/proline symporter PutP yields the protein MSVSNPTLITFVIYIAAMVLIGFMAYRSTNNLSDYILGGRSLGSVVTALSAGASDMSGWLLMGLPGAIYMSGLSESWIAIGLIVGAYLNWLFVAGRLRVQTEHNGDALTLPDYFSSRFEDKSGLLRIISAIVILVFFTIYCASGIVAGARLFESTFGMSYETALWAGAAATIAYTFVGGFLAVSWTDTVQATLMIFALILTPIIVLLATGGVDTTFLAIEANDPSNFDMLKGTTFIGIISLMGWGLGYFGQPHILARFMAADSVKSIANARRISMTWMILCLGGTVAVGFFGIAYFSAHPEVAGPVTENHERVFIELAKILFNPWIAGVLLSAILAAVMSTLSCQLLVCSSALTEDFYKTFLRKSASQVELVWVGRAMVLLVALIAIAMAANPENRVLGLVSYAWAGFGAAFGPVVLISVIWKEMTRDGALAGILVGAITVVVWKHFELLGLYEIIPGFIFASLAIFIVSKMGEPTKGMVQRFEAAEKDFHLNK from the coding sequence ATGAGCGTAAGCAATCCAACACTGATCACGTTCGTGATCTACATCGCAGCAATGGTGCTGATCGGCTTCATGGCCTATCGCTCCACCAATAACCTTTCCGACTATATTCTCGGTGGTCGCAGCCTCGGCAGCGTCGTCACCGCGCTGTCTGCCGGTGCTTCCGACATGAGCGGCTGGTTGTTGATGGGCCTGCCGGGCGCCATCTACATGTCCGGTCTGTCCGAAAGCTGGATCGCCATCGGCCTGATCGTCGGTGCCTACCTGAACTGGCTGTTCGTTGCCGGCCGTCTGCGTGTGCAGACCGAACACAACGGCGATGCCCTGACCCTGCCGGACTACTTCTCCAGCCGTTTCGAAGACAAAAGCGGCCTGCTGCGCATCATTTCGGCGATCGTGATCCTGGTGTTCTTCACCATTTACTGTGCCTCCGGCATCGTGGCTGGCGCCCGTCTGTTTGAAAGCACCTTCGGCATGTCTTACGAGACAGCGTTGTGGGCCGGTGCTGCGGCGACGATTGCCTACACCTTCGTTGGCGGTTTCCTCGCGGTGAGCTGGACTGACACCGTACAAGCCACGCTGATGATTTTCGCGCTGATCCTTACGCCGATCATCGTCCTGCTGGCCACCGGCGGCGTCGACACCACGTTCCTGGCCATCGAAGCCAACGATCCAAGCAACTTCGACATGCTCAAAGGCACGACCTTCATCGGCATCATCTCGCTGATGGGCTGGGGTCTGGGCTACTTCGGTCAGCCGCACATCCTCGCGCGTTTCATGGCGGCGGATTCGGTGAAGTCGATTGCCAACGCCCGTCGCATCTCCATGACCTGGATGATCCTGTGCCTGGGCGGCACCGTGGCCGTGGGTTTCTTCGGTATTGCTTACTTCTCGGCACACCCGGAAGTTGCCGGCCCAGTCACCGAGAACCATGAACGTGTGTTCATCGAACTGGCCAAGATCCTCTTCAATCCATGGATTGCCGGTGTGCTGCTGTCGGCGATTCTCGCCGCTGTAATGAGCACCCTGAGCTGCCAGTTGCTGGTGTGCTCGAGCGCCCTGACCGAAGACTTCTACAAAACCTTCCTGCGTAAATCCGCCTCCCAGGTTGAACTGGTCTGGGTCGGCCGCGCCATGGTGCTGTTGGTTGCGCTGATCGCGATCGCGATGGCAGCCAACCCGGAAAACCGCGTACTGGGTCTGGTGTCCTACGCCTGGGCCGGTTTCGGTGCTGCGTTCGGTCCGGTTGTGCTGATCTCGGTTATCTGGAAAGAAATGACCCGCGACGGCGCACTGGCCGGTATTCTGGTCGGCGCGATCACCGTGGTGGTCTGGAAGCATTTCGAACTGCTGGGTCTGTACGAAATCATTCCGGGCTTCATCTTCGCCAGCCTGGCCATCTTCATCGTCAGCAAGATGGGCGAGCCGACCAAAGGCATGGTGCAGCGCTTCGAAGCGGCGGAAAAAGATTTCCACCTGAACAAGTAA